DNA from Bacteroides zoogleoformans:
CGCTATCGGGAAGAAAATTTGCTGATAGTGTCAGTCTTGTGATTCGTAAGACAAAAACAAATCAGTCGACTAAAATAAAAATCAGTCGACTGATTTTTATTTTAATCGATTGATTTCTCAGAGCAAGATGATTGGCAAGACTGACGCATTAGCCTCTTCCCATCCTCTAATTTATTAAAAAACTATACATCCGCTTGCTTTCGAATCCAACTATATTTGTACCTTTGCATATTATTTCTAAAAAAAATGACAGAGAACAAAGGGCACATGCAGCGATACGCAATGTTATTCGGCACCTATATAGGAGTGTATTGGATATTGAAATTCATACTCTTCCCCATAGGCTTGACTGTTCCATTTTTGGCTCTCCTCTTCATGGGACTTACGATTTGTGTCCCTTTCATGGGATACTATTATGTACGGATGTATCGTAACATGGCATGCAGAGGCAGCATCAGTTTTCTGCACGCATGGGTATTCACCGTCTTCATGTACATGTTCGCCGCCCTGCTTACAGCTGTAGCACATTATATCTATTTCCGTTTCATTGACGATGGCTATATCATCACTACCTGTGAAGCCATGATTGACATGCTTGCACAAAGCACTACGCCGGGAATGGAAGGGTATATATCCACATATCGGGAAGCATTAGATGCCGCCCGACTATTTACGCCCATAGACATCACGATGCAGTTGGTGTCATGGAATGTCTTTATAGGATCGATTTTGGCTTTTCCTACTTCTTTGTTCGTGATGAGACGGAAGAGAAAAGACGAACAGGGAAGATGATAATGAAACCTAAGTGTCAATGACGCTTCAACCGTAAATCGTTAATAGCAAAATAAGGGAAAAATGGATATTTCAGTTGTCATACCACTATACAACGAGGAGGAGTCCCTCCCGGAATTGTTCGCATGGATTGAACGAGTGATGAAAGCCAACGGCTTTTCGTATGAAGTGATTTTTGTGAACGACGGAAGCACCGACCGGTCTTGGCAAGTAATAGAACACCTGCAGGCACAGATGCCGGACAGGATAAGAGGCATCAAGTTTCGCCGTAACTACGGGAAATCTCCGGCACTGTTCTGCGGCTTCGAGCAAGCACAAGGAGATGTAGTGATTACAATGGATGCAGACTTACAGGACAGCCCCGACGAAATACCCGGCCTCTACCGGATGATTACGCAAGACGGATATGACCTTGTGTCCGGCTGGAAACAGAAGCGATATGACCCCCTATCGAAAACACTGCCCACCAAACTCTTCAACGCTACCGCGCGCAAAGTGTCGGGCATCAAAAATCTGCACGACTTCAATTGCGGACTGAAAGCATACCGCAAGGATGTGGTAAAGAACATAGAGGTGTACGGCGAAATGCATCGCTATATCCCCTATTTGGCGAAGAATGCCGGCTATGGGAAAATCGGCGAGAAAGTGGTGCGGCATCAGGCAAGGAAATACGGGAACACAAAATTCGGGCTGAACCGTTTTGTAAACGGATACCTGGATTTACTTTCCCTTTGGTTTCTCTCCGCGTTCGGAGTAAAACCGATGCACTTCTTCGGTTTGATAGGGTCGCTGATGTTCATTTTCGGATTCATTGCCGTCATCATCGTAGGCATCGGCAAGCTATATTATATGCACAACGGCATGCCCTACCGCCTCGTGACAGAATCGCCTTATTTCTACCTGTCGCTGACATCGATGGTCATCGGCACACAGCTTTTTGTAGCGGGATTCCTCGGGGAGTTGATTTCACGCAATGCCCCGGAACGCAATAAGTATCAAATAGAGAAAACGATTTAACGATGAAAAACTTAATCAGATTTATAATATTCGGCTGCATCTGCTGCCCTTTGCTTACTGCTGTGCTTGCCTGTTCGGAAGAGGCCGATTGCTCCATGACGGCACGCGGCATGGTGAAATGTTATCTATACAAGATGGACAAAGCCGCCCAAACTGCGCAAAACGATACGCTCGACTCCTTGACAGTAACAGCCTATGGTACAGATTCCATCATCATCAATAATCAGAAAAATGTACACGAAATCTCGTTACCCTTAAGATATACGGCAGACTCCACCAAACTGATATTCAAATACAGCAAGATAAAAAGAGATACCGTGGTCATCCGCCATACCAATACCCCCTATTTTCTGTCAATGGATTGCGGCTATCAGATGAAGCAGGCTATCACAAAAGTACGTTACACCCGCACATCCCTCGACTCAATCTCTATAGCAAACCATGAAGCCGGCATCTATGGAAAGGAAAATCTTAAATTATTCTATTAGCCTTGTATTCTGCCTGCTGACGGCTTTCCCGCTATGGGCGCAGAACCCACCGGCTCCGCCTAAAGGAAACACTCTGAAGAAAGAAAAAAAGGAGAAAAGGGAAGAGACACAATATCCGTTCTATAACGGCATATCCGTGGGGATGGAGCTATGGGGACTTGGCAACTCCGCCCTCGGAGGAGATTTTTCAAGCTCCGAGATTTCAGCGGACGTCAACCTTAGAAACCGGTTCTTTCCGATTCTCGAACTGGGTTATGGAAGTACCGACTCTTGGAGCGAAAAAGGAATACATTATAAAAGCAACGCTCCATACTTCCGCATAGGAATGGATTACAACATGCTATACAAGAAAAAACACGGGCACATGTTGCTTGTAGGCTTGCGCTACGGAGCAAGCAGTTTCAAGTACGACATAGCGGCATCGAAGCTGGACGACCCTGTTTATGGCGGCACAGTGGGCAATCCTAATCTGGAAGACGGCATTTGGGGAGGCAGTCTGCCTTACGAATATAAAGACATGAGGAGCTCCATGCAATGGACCGAATTCTGTGTAGGAATCAGAGCGCACGTATGGAAATCCTTCTATATGGGATGGTCCTTGCGTTTCAAATTCAAATTATCCGCCACCCCCGATGAGCATGGCGACCCGTGGTATGTGCCCGGCTTCGGCAAATACAACTCCAATACAATGGGAGTAACTTATACGATAACTTATAAATTGCCTCTTTAGGACTTATGACAGGATTAGAAATCTGGCTATTGGCTATAGGGCTTGCAATGGATTGCTTTGTAGTTTCTATAGCCAGCGGAATCATATTGAAACGCACCAGATTGAAGCCCATGCTGATCATGGCATTCTTCTTCGGCTTCTTTCAGGCACTCATGCCACTGCTCGGATGGATGGGAACCGGCTTTTTCAGCCATCTGATAGAGAGTATAGACCATTGGATTGCTTTCGGAATTCTGTTTTTCTTGGGAGGAAGAATGATAAAAGAATCTTTTAAAGATGAAACCTGCAAACACGAGTATGACCCCACCAGCCTGAAAGTGATAGTGACATTGGCTTTGGCAACAAGTATCGACGCCTTGGCAGTAGGCATTTCGTTCGCTCTGCTGAACATCAAAAGTTTCCGGACACTGCTACCCTCCATCGGCATCATAGGTTTTGTCTCGTTCGCATTGTCAATGGCCGGTTTGATGTTCGGCATCCGCTTCGGTTGCGGCATAGCCCGCAGGTTGCATGCCGAGTTATGGGGCGGCCTCATTCTCATTGCCATCGGCACAAAGATTCTGATTGAACATTTGTTTTTCACTTAAGGATATCTTCAAACAACTACAGCTATGGACAAGAAAGTACAACGGAATTTCTTATGGATTGTTCTGCTATTGATGGGCACCATATGGATATTGGCACGCCATAACCGCCCCACCCCTTCTTATCAGACCGACAACGGACTGATATTCGGGACAGTATATAAGGTCACCTATCAACACGACCGTAATATGAAAGCAGAAATAGAAGCGGAACTGAAACGCTTTGACGGTTCGCTGTCGCCATTCAACGATACGGCAATCATCACCCGTATCAACCGGAACGAAGATATTGTGGCCGACAGTTTCTTTGTTAAAGTGTTCCATCGCAGCATGGAAATATCCAAAGAAACCAACGGAGCTTTCGACATCACCGTCGCTCCACTGGCCAATGCATGGGGGTTCGGCTTCAAGAAAGGAACGTTCCCCGATTCTGCCATGATAGACAGCCTGTTGGAAATCACGGGATATGACAAAGTAAAACTATCCACCGAAGGGAAAGTAATCAAGCAAGACCCGCGCATCATGCTTTCGTGCAGCGCCGTGGCCAAAGGTTATGCGGTAGATGTCGTCGCCCACCTGCTGGAGAAAAACGGAATCGGCAACTTCATGGTCGATATCGGCGGAGAGGTGGTTGTCCGTGGAAAGAATCCGCAGGACGGGCTATGGCGTATCGGCATAAACAAACCGGTAGATGATTCGCTGGCCGTAAACCAAGAATTGCAAACCATACTGAAAGTTAGCAATTTAGGCATGGCCACTTCGGGTAACTACCGCAACTACTATTATAAAGACGGGAAAAAGTATGCGCATACCATCGACCCGCGTACCGGCTACCCTGTGCAACACAACATCTTGTCGGCAACAGTCATTGCCAAAGATTGTATGAGCGCAGACGCTTATGCCACAGCATTCATGGTGATGGGACTGGAAGAAGCGGAACGCTTTGCCGATATGCGGCCCGACATTGATGCATGCTTTATATACATGGACAAAAACGGCAAACCGAGAATGTTCCTGACCGAAGGAATGAAGAAGTATATGTGAGTTTGAAGGAGGAAACATCAAGGATGTAGATTGAAGTTCCTGACCGAAGGAATGAAGAAGTATATGTGAGGCTTACAGGGGCACCCCTAAAATGCAAAAAGATTTTTCGTTCACCTCGAATTTAAGTCTTATCTTTATCCGCCGTAACGCAATAAGAACGGGAAGGCGATGGGTACATCGCCAACCGTCATAATACCTTATATATATAAAAAAGATGAAACAAGCTAAGATAATCGTTGCCGGCATAGGGCCGGGCAGCGAGGCGGACATTACGCCCGCGGTGACGGCCGCCCTGCACGAGGCGGACGTGGTGGTGGGGTACAAATATTACTTCCGGTTTGTGACCCCGCACCTCCGCCCGGAGACGGAGTGCATAGACACGGGCATGAAGCGCGAACGCGCACGCGCCGAGCAGGCCTTCGAACTGGCGGAGCAGGGCAAGACGGTGTGCGTCATCAGTTCCGGCGACGCGGGCATCTACGGCATGACGCCCCTGATTTACGAGATGAAACGCGAACGGGGCAGCCGGGTGGAAGTGGTGTCGTTGCCGGGCATCAGCGCCTTCCAGAAGGCGGCGTCGCTGCTGGGCGCCCCCGTGGGGCACGACTTCTGCGTCGTCTCCCTCTCCGACCTGATGACGCCGTGGGAGCGCATCGAAAGGCGCATCCGAGCGGCGGCGACGGCGGACTTTGTGACGGCCGTCTATAACCCCAGAAGCGAGGGGCGATACTGGCAACTCCACCGCCTGAAAGAGCTTTTCCTGACGGAAGGCCGCTCGCCCGAGACGCCCGTGGGCTATGTCCGTCAGGCGGGACGCCCCGAACAGGAGGTGCACCTCACCACGCTGGGCGCCTTCAATCCCGAAGAGGCGGACATGTTTACCGTGATACTGATAGGCAATTCGCAGTCGTACGCCTGGGACGGCTCTTTCATCACTCCGCGGGGCTATTATCCGCAGGAAGACGGAAAGGAGAGTGAAGAGCCCGCGAACAAGGGGCAGGACATCATGATTCGCAGCTTCCGCACCATCGAGAAAGAACTGAAGAACAAAGAGATGGCGCCGGACCACAAATGGGCGTTGCTGCACGCCATACACACCACGGCGGACTTCGAGATGGAGCATCTGCTACGTACCGACGAGGGGGCTGTGGCATCGCTCTACCAAGACATCGAGGCGGGAAAGATAAAGACCATCGTGACGGACGTGACCATGGCTGCCAGCGGCATCCGCAAGGGGGCTTTGCAACGGCTGGGCATCGAGGTGAAGTGCTATTTGGGCGACCCTCGCGCGGTGGCAACGGCTGCTGAGAAAGGCATCACGCGTGCCCAGGCAGGCATCCGTCTGGCCGCAGACGAGCATCCGGACGCCCTGTTCGTGTTCGGCAACGCGCCGACGGCGCTGATGGAGCTTTGCGAGCTGATACGGAAGGGCAAGGCGCATCCGGCGGGCATCATCGCCGCTCCGGTAGGCTTCGTGCACGTGCAGGAGTCCAAACACATGGTGAAGCCTTTCGTGCACATCCCCAAGATTATTGTCGAAGGACGCAAAGGCGGAAGCAACCTCGCGGCCACGCTGGTCAACTCCGTGCTGTGCTACAACGACGCGGAACAGTTAAGGCCGGGAAGAGACGTCTGAGGACCTCTGCCCGCATCCCCAAACAGTAGATTGGTATGGAACGAAACTTTATCATCATAGGAATGGACGACAGCCGGGAGCCCTTCTTCACGCCCGAAGCACAAGCGTGGATACGGCAGGGAAAAGTGTTCTCGGGCGGCCTGCGCCATAAGGAGATTGTGGAAGACTTGTTGCCCGCGCAAGCCGAATGGATTTCCATCACCGCCCCGCTGGAGGATGTGTTCGCGCAATACGAGGAGGCCTTCGCCCGATGGAGAAATGCGCTTTCAGACCGTTTCATCGTTGTATTCGCTTCGGGCGACCCGCTCTTCTTCGGCTTTGCCAATACCGTCAGGCGGAAGCTTCCCGAAGCAGGCATCCGCCTTTATCCGGCATTCAACTCCCTGCAGACACTGGCGCATCGGCTCGTCATGCCGTACGATGACATGCGCACGGTCTCGCTTACGGGGCGTCCGTGGCAAGAGTTCGACCGCGCACTGATGGAGCGTGCTCCCAAGATAGGCGTCCTTACCGACCGCGAGCATACTCCGTCGGCCATCGCCGCCCGCATGCTGGAGTACAGCTATTCTTATTACACCATGTACGTAGGCGAACACCTCGGGCATCCCGAAAAGGAGCGTGTGCGCAGGTTCTCTCTTGAGGAAGCCGTGCAAGAGACGTTCCGGCATCCCAACAACCTGCTGCTGCACTGCACCGGAACTGCCGGCTCTTCGATGGTAAGTACGCCCCTTCCTCCCCGCCCCTTCGGCATTCCGGACGAAGCCTTCGCACACCTTGACGGGCGCGCCCGGATGATAACCAAAGCCCCCATCCGCCTGCTCACCTTGCAGGCGCTAGAGCTGAATCGCCGGCGCGTGTTCTGGGACATCGGTTTCTGTACGGGTTCTGTCTCCATCGAAGCCCGATTGCAGTTTCCCCACCTCACGGTCGTTTCCTTCGAGATACGCCCCGAGGGCGAAGCGCTGATGAAGACAAATAGCCGTCGTTTCGGCGCTCCGGGCATTACGGCAATGACAGGCGACTTTCTGCAAACCGAAACCGCCTCTCTGCCCCGCCCCGATGCCGCGTTCATCGGCGGGCACGGCGGACATCTGGATGAAATGACAGGCAAACTGAAGGAGGTGTTACTGCCCGGGGGATGCATCGTATTCAATTCTGTGTCCGCAGAAAGCAAGGAGGCATTCAGCCAAGCCGTAAAAAGGCACGGAATGTTGCTCCAACCTTCCATCCGCATCACGCTGAACGAATATAATCCCATAGAAATAATGAAAGCCACGCTTTCTTAGAATAAATATCATTCATGATGAAAATAGCCATTATCCTGATTTCCGAAGCCGGTCTGCATGTGGCCCGAACGCTGCTCGCTGAACTTCCCGCATCCGGGGTTTTCACCCTCAGGCACGAAGAAGGATGTACTCATATAGATTCTGCCGCCGACTTTACGGCCGAAAACTTCAGCCGCTACGACGCTTTTATCTTTATCGGCGCCATGGGCATCTGCATCCGTTCCATCGCCCCCTGCATCAAAGACAAATATACCGACCCCGCCGTATTGTGCATAGACAGTACGGGCAAGTACGTGGTTTCCGTTCTTTCCGGACACATCGGAGGAGCCAACGAACTGACTATGGAAGCGGCAGGCATCCTCGGAGCCGAACCGGTGGTGACTACACAAAGCGACCGTACCGGATTGTGGGCGCTCGATACCCTGCCGCAACGGTTCGGCTGGACTCCCGTAGTCATTGCGCCCGTCTCTTCCTCTTCTGTTCCGCCATCCACCCTCCCCTCCGGCGAAAAAGAAAGAGTGAGCATGAACAGGCACATCAGTCTCTTTGTCTCGGGCAGACCCACAGCCCTGCTGCTCACCGTGCGCGATGAAGGCACTGACCGGATGGAGGCTCACCTGCCGTCGCACGTAACGGTGTTTTATCGTCCGGAAGACATCGAGCCATCGCGCTTCGAACTGATTCTGTGCGTATCTCCCCAGGTGCCCCGTTTCACGGAAACGCCCATGATATGCTACGTGCCCCGTGCGGTACACCTCGGCATCGGCCTTGCCCGGCAAGCCGGCCCGACGCAGGAAGTGCTGAGGGCCATAGAAGAAACGCTGAAAGAGCAAGGCATACTGCCCGCCTCCATCGCTTCCATCTCCACCATCGACGCCAAGAGCGAAGAGCCGGTGGTGAAAGCCTTACAGAAGGAATATACGGTGAACTTCCATACAGCCGAAGAACTGGCGTCGATAGAAGTCCCCCACCCCAGCCCTACCGTGATGAAGCACATGGGCACAGCCAGTGTCTGTGAAGCCGCCGCACTGCTGACGGCAGCAAACTCCCAATTACTGCTGCCTAAGGTGAAAGGAGCAAACTATACCGTAGCCGCCGCCATCGACGGCGGCATGATGCGCCGGGGGCATATAGAAATTATAGGAGCCGGACCGGGCGACCCCGAACTGATATCCGTGCGCGGACACCGATTACTGGAGAAAGCCGACCTCATTTTATATGCCGGCAGTCTCGTGCCTCGCCAGCTGACGCACTGCGCTAAACCGGGCGCCACCGTGCTCAGTTCGGCTTCCATGGATTTGGAAGAACAATTCCGGGTGATGAAGACCTTCTATGACAAAGGCTGCTTCATCGTACGCTTACATACGGGAGACCCCTGCATTTACGGTGCCATTCAGGAACAGATGAATTACTTTGACCGACACGGCATGAGCTATCACATCACTCCCGGCATTTCCTCGTTTCAGGCTGCTGCTGCTGCCTTGCGGTCGCAATTCACCATTCCGGAGAAGGTGCAGAGCATCATCCTGACCCGTGGCGAAGGACGCACTCCCATGCCCGAACGGGAAAAACTGCACCTTATGGCACGTTCGCAAAGCACCATGTGCATCTTTCTCAGTGCCGGCATTGCCGATCAGGTGCAGGAAGAGCTGCTTCAGGAATATCCTGAAAACACGCCCGTGGCCGTCTGCTACCACCTGACGTGGAAAGACGAGCGGATTTTCCGCGGCGAACTGAAAGACCTTGCCCGGATAGTGAAAGAGAATAAGCTGACGCTGACCACGATGATTGTAGTGGGTGAAGCCATCGGCAACCGCGAAGGACTGTCACGCCTCTATGCGCACGAGTTCAAGCATTTATTCAGGAAATAACGTAGCACATTATGATATTGATATTTGGCGGAACAACCGAAGGACGCATCTCCGTCCAAACGCTCGAAGAGGCCGGGAAACCTTTCTACTACTCTACAAAAGGAGATGAGCAGGAAGTGTTCCTGCACAACGGCATCCGTCTGCAAGGAGCCATGGATGCGGGGCAGGCCATTGCATTCTGCCACCGCCACGACATCAGACTGATAGTGGATGCGGCACATCCCTTTGCCACCCAGCTGCACCACACGCTAGAGCAAGTCTCATCGGAGACAGGTATTCCCGTCATCCGTTTTGAACGCATCTTTCCCGAACGGGATGAGGAGCACATCACTTGGTGCAGGGATTACGACGATGCCATACAGCGGATAGAGGCAGAAAACATTGCTACCTTACTCGTACTTACCGGTGTGCAAACCATCGGAAAGCTGAAACCGCTTTGGCAGAACAACAAGTGCTACTTCCGTATTCTCGACCGCGACAGCTCGCGCCGGCTTGCCCGTGAACAAGGTTTTCCTGCGGAACGTCTCTTCTACTATCGTCAGGGGGGAGACGAACGCATCTTGCTGCAACAACTGCGCCCCGAAGCCATCCTCACCAAAGAGAGCGGAATGTCAGGCGGATTCGACGAGAAGGTGGCAGCCGCCCGCCAACTGGGCATACGCATCTTCGCCCTTTGCCGCCCCGATACGTCTCGCAGGTTTATCTGTGTGAACGGTGAACACGGGCTGCGCCGCATGGTCGAGAAGCTTCTGCCCGATTTCTTCCCCCTGCACAGCGGACTGACCACCGGCACATGTGCCACCGCTGCGGCTGTGGCTGCCGCATGGGATCTCTTCAACAGCAACTCCGCAGAGCGCCCGGAAGAGTTTCCGGTGGTATTGCCCAACGGAGAAACCATTTATGTGCCCGTGCAACCTCAAGAAGATACCCCCCGGCCGGTATTGCAGGACGACGGGGAAAGTTACCGCGGAATAAGCGCCACCGTCATCAAGGATGCCGGCGACGACCCCGACATCACCGACGGGATGAAGATTGTGGCACATGTGGCCGCACCCTCCTGCATGACCGACGCTTTGCGGGAAGAGACTGCTCGAGAAGCTCCCCGCATCATCATCCGCGGCGGAGAAGGCGTAGGCACCGTCACCCTGCCGGGCTTGGGACTGGAGCCGGGCGCACCTGCCATCAACAATACGCCGCGCGAAATGATAAAGCAGAACGTCCGGCTCTGCCTTGAGCGTCTTCATTTAGCCGAACCGTCTCTTCCTTTGGTCGTCACCGTTTCCATTCCCGGAGGAGAAGAGATAGCCCGACGCACCTTCAATCCGCGCCTCGGCATCGAGGGGGGCATCTCCGTCATCGGCACGTCGGGCATCGTGAAGCCATTCTCTTCGGAAGCCTTCGTCAACTCCATTCGCAAATCGATGGAAGTGGCCAAGGCAACGAAGAGTCCGCTCATCGTCATCAGCTCCGGTGCAAAGAGCGAGCGGCACATCAAAGCCCGCTATCCCGACCTCCCGCCCCAAGCCTTTGTACATTACGGCAACTTCATCGGCGAGACTCTGAAAATAGCGGACGAGAAAGAGGTGGCCCGCGTCGTCCTCGGCGTGATGATAGGCAAGGCAGTGAAACTGGCAGAGGGGAATCCGGACACCCACAGCAAGAAAGTGACCATGAACAAGGCGTTCATTCAAGACATTGCCCGCCGGGCCGGATGCGGAAGCGAAACCCTGGCCGCCATCGGGCAAATGACGCTGGCACGCGAACTGTGGGACATCATACCGAAAGACGTCTTGAAAGAGTTCGGCAGGATACTGGTGGAGCATTGTCATCGGTATTGCGCCCCGCTGTTGCCGAACGGAGAACTGACCGTATTACTTATAAACGAAAACGGTGAGATTTACTCATGAAGAACCGGAATAAGTCCTACCGCCAAGCATCAGGTAAACACTTGGAATATCCCTAATTATTACCAAGTTTGCTTTTGCGCTAAAAACATGCAATAGTAATCAATAATTGATTATCTTTGCACCAAAATCGCACAATATGACAATAAGAGAATGGATTCGATACAGAGAAATCGGTGGCTTCCCTACCTTTTCGGTCGAGGATGTAAGGCTGGCATTTCCTGCTTATTCGGGGCAGGTCATCAGGAATGAACTTTTCCGGTTGTCATTACAAGGCATTCTATATTCTGCATACAGAGGATTTTATGTAATCATTCCTCCACATTATGCAGCTAAAAGGATAGTCCCTCCATTATACTACATCGAGCAACTGATGTCATATCTAAACAAGCCATATTATATAAGCCTGTTGAATGCGGCAGAAATTTTAGGCGCGGCCCATCAGCGTCCGCAAACGGTATCTGTGACAACTGTAGAGCCAAAGCCATCCGTTTCATCGACAAAGAATAATTCTCTTGTCTGGGTATATCGTAAGGAGATTCCCTCCGATTTTCTGCTGTCCAAGAATTCCGAAACCGGAGTCATTCATTATTCAAATGCGGAATTAACATCCATAGACATAGTGCAATATGAGCAACATATCGGAGGACTTTCGAGGGCTGCGACCATTCTGGATGAATTGACGGACAAAATGGATTTTCGAGGAGCTTCCGAGAAACTGTTCAATTATACTTCAATTGCTACCATACAACGATTGGGATACATCCTGGAGAAGGTATTGGGCCGGGATGAGATTGCCGAAATAGTATATACGGAATTAAAATTATATGCGAAGCGTTTCAGATTTGTTCCGCTGAGTACACACAGACCTGATGCCGATGCGGAAAAGGACACCCGTTGGAAAGTAAATATTAATACGATAATAGAAACAGACGAAATATGATAAACAGAACAGCCATTACCCAATGGAACCGGGTCGTCCCTTGGAATGACAATGCCCAGGTTGAACAAGATCTTATCATATCTCGTGCATTGGTCGCCATTTTCAATGATGAATTTCTTGCTTCGCAGCTGGCATTCAGAGGGGGTACTGCACTCCATAAACTATATCTGAAGCCGCAACCCAGATATAGTGAGGATATTGATTTGGTACAGATCTCACCGGGACCGATTAAATCGATAATGTCCAGATTAGGCGAAGTTTTGGATTTCTTGCCGGATCGGGTAACAAAACAGAAACGATACAACAACACGATGTTGTTCCGTATGGAATCGGAAATTCCCCCGACAATTCCCCTGCGACTGAAAATCGAGATAAACTGTTTTGAGCATTTCAATGAACTTGGCTTGATTAGAATCCCTTTTGAAATGACAAACAGCTGGTTTTCGGGAAAAAGCGAGATAACGACATATCACCTGAATGAGTTACTCGGGACAAAACTCAGAGCTTTGTATCAAAGGAAGAAAGGGCGTGATCTTTTCGATTTATATGCAGCTTTATCGGAAGCCACAGTGGATACGAACGAAATTCTGCGCTGCTACAATCGCTATATGGCGTTTGCCGTAAAACAACCGCCAACGCATAAGCAATTCATCCATAATATGGAAGAGAAAATGTCTGATGCCGATTTCCTGGGCGATACGAAAAACCTGCTTCGCCCGGAAAGGCCGTTTGACCCTCAAACGGCATATGGACTTGTACGCTTACAATTGATAGATAAATTAAAAGAATGAAGAAGACAATCGCAATCCTCTGCATGGCGGTCGTTGCATCGGGCTGCCCGGCGCAAAGCCTCCTGTCTTTCTATGCCAAGGCAGGGATAGGAACGTCGCGCTTCCACGGGAAAGGCGCGAACAGCGAAACGAAGATAGCCTGCAAAGCTGGCATCGGTGCGGAATATACCCTGAACAGGACATGGGTGATGCAGTCGGCATTGGAGTTTGTTTCTATTGGCGGACAAGATGAGATAGGACATATACATGACGCCCGGATGAACGAGCTGTATCTGCAAGTGCCGGTCACTTTGGCAGCCCGCCTCCACTTGGACAAGAACTATCATGCCTCCTTGGCTGCGGGGCCATATGCAGCCATCGGCGTGGGCGGTAAAAC
Protein-coding regions in this window:
- a CDS encoding outer membrane beta-barrel protein; this translates as MKKTIAILCMAVVASGCPAQSLLSFYAKAGIGTSRFHGKGANSETKIACKAGIGAEYTLNRTWVMQSALEFVSIGGQDEIGHIHDARMNELYLQVPVTLAARLHLDKNYHASLAAGPYAAIGVGGKTSGEIYNPSSSRPASRFKADTFGKMIDGKIGNNRFDAGIVVNIALEYKRFEFGAEAQVGLVTVNRQMNRLPELSGAREYLPKNFASFFTLGYRFR